A part of Reinekea thalattae genomic DNA contains:
- the hemE gene encoding uroporphyrinogen decarboxylase: MTKLENDRFLRALLKQPVDRTPIWMMRQAGRYLPEYRESRAKAGDFLSLCKNADFACEVTMQPLERFPLDAAILFSDILTIPDAMGLGLYFETGEGPKFKRTVRSQQDFDQLIIPKVEDDLGYVMKAISTIRHELNGKVPLIGFSGSPWTLATYMIEGGSSKDFRHSKAMLYDTPELMHQLLDRLADVVIEYLNAQIAAGAQAVQIFDSWGGALSHRAYQEFSLKYMSKIVAGLNRQAEGRTVPVILFSKGGGQWLQSMASVGADALGLDWTTSLRDARALVGDRVALQGNMDPSVLYAKPERIREEVACILEEYGRGSGHVFNLGHGIHQFVDPDHAKAFIDAVVELSPHYHLDD; this comes from the coding sequence GTGACCAAGCTAGAGAACGATCGTTTTTTAAGAGCGCTACTTAAGCAACCCGTTGATAGAACGCCGATTTGGATGATGCGGCAAGCAGGTCGCTATCTACCTGAGTATCGAGAATCCCGAGCTAAGGCTGGCGACTTCCTCAGCCTATGCAAAAACGCCGACTTTGCCTGCGAAGTGACTATGCAGCCGCTGGAGCGGTTTCCGCTCGATGCTGCCATCCTATTCTCTGATATATTGACCATTCCTGATGCCATGGGTTTAGGCCTTTATTTTGAAACCGGTGAAGGGCCAAAGTTTAAGCGCACTGTCCGTTCACAGCAGGATTTCGACCAGCTCATTATTCCTAAAGTTGAGGATGACTTGGGTTATGTCATGAAGGCGATATCGACCATTCGCCATGAGCTTAACGGCAAAGTGCCACTTATCGGTTTTAGTGGTAGCCCTTGGACCTTGGCGACCTACATGATTGAAGGTGGCAGCAGCAAGGACTTCCGGCATAGCAAGGCGATGCTTTATGACACGCCTGAATTAATGCATCAGTTGCTCGATCGATTAGCAGATGTCGTTATCGAATACCTTAATGCGCAAATCGCAGCTGGGGCGCAGGCGGTGCAGATTTTTGATTCTTGGGGTGGCGCGCTGAGTCATCGTGCGTACCAAGAGTTTTCTCTAAAGTACATGTCGAAAATTGTTGCGGGTTTGAATCGCCAAGCTGAAGGCCGCACGGTGCCGGTTATTTTATTCAGTAAGGGTGGCGGCCAATGGCTGCAATCGATGGCTTCGGTTGGTGCCGATGCGTTAGGGCTCGACTGGACGACATCGCTACGCGATGCACGTGCACTGGTCGGCGATCGAGTGGCTTTACAGGGGAATATGGACCCAAGCGTGCTTTATGCTAAGCCTGAGCGAATCCGTGAAGAGGTCGCTTGCATCCTCGAAGAATACGGTCGCGGCTCTGGTCATGTGTTTAATTTAGGTCATGGTATTCATCAGTTTGTCGACCCTGATCACGCTAAAGCATTTATTGATGCTGTTGTTGAGTTGTCGCCTCATTATCATCTTGATGACTAA
- a CDS encoding ACP phosphodiesterase, with the protein MNYLGHCLLSVQTPSALMGSLWPDFAKRPEAEQCSTLFLQHFDRHQLIDQLTDTSPTLTPVRDYLRPTFRKTTPVVIDMLLDHHIALHWQSYSSLTLEQFAHNSYQQLSEFNEMALPIRLTQTIETMRNYNWFIAYRSPQGIEKALQGVAKRIRFTNPLTEQAATAVASTQRFKRQFDQHIDELCKHLELSL; encoded by the coding sequence ATGAATTATTTGGGGCACTGCCTACTATCTGTACAAACGCCGTCAGCCTTGATGGGCAGTCTTTGGCCCGACTTTGCGAAACGACCGGAGGCTGAACAGTGCTCCACTCTATTTTTGCAACACTTTGATCGCCATCAGCTTATCGACCAACTAACCGATACCAGCCCAACTCTCACACCTGTGCGAGACTATTTACGACCGACATTTCGTAAAACCACGCCGGTTGTTATCGACATGCTACTCGATCATCACATCGCTCTGCACTGGCAGAGCTACAGCTCACTAACGCTTGAGCAATTTGCACACAACAGCTACCAGCAACTATCCGAATTTAATGAAATGGCGTTACCGATACGACTGACCCAAACAATAGAAACGATGCGAAATTATAATTGGTTTATAGCCTACCGCTCGCCACAAGGTATCGAAAAGGCGCTTCAGGGTGTCGCCAAGCGGATACGTTTTACCAACCCACTAACCGAACAGGCCGCCACTGCAGTGGCAAGCACGCAGCGGTTTAAACGGCAATTCGATCAACACATCGATGAGCTCTGCAAACATTTAGAGCTATCTCTATAA
- the aroK gene encoding shikimate kinase AroK, with product MKLKQHIVLIGPMGAGKSTIGRFLSEQMSCQFTDIDKVIEQQAGASIPWIFEIEGEQKFRERETTALRHVIADQPSVIATGGGCVMSAENQHILNSQAVTIYLVTSIEQQLERTAKDKNRPLLQTDDPKKVLEELANKRNPVYESLADISVTTNSKPPKVVAQEILTRLQSRYDENPSR from the coding sequence ATGAAACTCAAGCAACATATAGTTTTAATTGGCCCAATGGGAGCCGGTAAAAGTACCATTGGGCGGTTTTTATCTGAGCAGATGTCTTGTCAATTTACCGATATCGATAAGGTTATAGAACAGCAGGCTGGCGCATCGATACCTTGGATTTTTGAAATCGAAGGTGAGCAAAAATTTCGCGAACGTGAAACCACAGCTTTACGTCACGTTATTGCCGATCAGCCCAGCGTTATTGCAACGGGTGGTGGTTGCGTGATGAGCGCCGAAAACCAACATATCCTTAATAGTCAGGCAGTGACTATCTATTTAGTTACCTCTATTGAGCAGCAGCTAGAGCGAACCGCAAAAGATAAAAATAGGCCTTTACTGCAAACGGATGACCCAAAAAAAGTACTCGAAGAATTAGCCAATAAACGCAACCCCGTTTATGAGTCGTTGGCAGATATATCGGTTACAACCAATTCAAAACCGCCAAAGGTGGTTGCACAAGAAATTTTAACTAGGTTACAAAGTAGATATGATGAAAACCCTTCACGTTGA
- the parC gene encoding DNA topoisomerase IV subunit A: MSEQSADFTESLSLSEFTEKAYLDYSMYVILDRALPHVGDGLKPVQRRIIYAMSELGLRNSAKHKKSARTVGDVLGKYHPHGDSACYEAMVLMAQPFSYRYPMVDGQGNWGSPDDPKSFAAMRYTESRLHKNAQLLLEELGQGTVDWVPNFDGSLNEPTVLPARLPHVLLNGTTGIAVGMATDIPPHNLKEVAAACIHLIDQPDASVADLMMHVRGPDYATGAELITPKAELQKVYETGRGSVRLRAKYMKEGSDIVITELPHQVSGAKILEQIAAQMQAKKLPMVADLRDESDHENPTRLVIEPRSNRVDAESLMNHLFATTDLEKTARVNLNVIGIDGSPKVKSLADILTEWLVFRTETVRRRLQHRLDKVNARLHILDGLLIAYLNIDEVIEIIRTEDEPKVELMSRFGLTDIQAESILEIKLRQLAKLEEIKIRGEQDDLSAERDKLEKILASKARMKTLIKKEILADAETYGDDRRTALVSRSEATAFSESDILPSEAVSVILSERGWIRSAKGHEIDPVGLSYKSGDGFAYMAKGKSNEATVLIDSTGRSYSLATHTLPSARGQGEPLTTRLNLQPASTIKGLLLGQAEEKYLLCSDAGYGFVAKLSDMVSKNKAGKALLNLPKNAQVLSPEPVAQFATDYLAAVTNEGRLLVFPLRDLPELAKGKGNKIINIPASRASNGEELMVSVAVLGAQETLLVYSGKRKLKLTGADLEHYQGERGRRGNKLPRGFQNVSGLGVERKS; the protein is encoded by the coding sequence ATGTCTGAACAAAGTGCTGATTTTACTGAATCACTATCGCTGAGTGAGTTTACCGAAAAAGCGTATCTGGATTACTCCATGTACGTCATCTTGGACCGAGCCTTGCCGCATGTGGGCGATGGTCTAAAGCCGGTACAGCGACGCATTATTTATGCGATGAGCGAGTTGGGTTTACGTAATTCGGCAAAGCATAAAAAGTCGGCGCGTACCGTCGGTGATGTGCTTGGTAAATACCATCCGCATGGTGACAGTGCCTGTTATGAAGCCATGGTATTGATGGCTCAGCCGTTTTCCTATCGTTACCCAATGGTTGATGGCCAGGGTAACTGGGGCTCGCCAGACGATCCTAAATCGTTTGCTGCAATGCGATATACCGAATCTCGGCTGCATAAAAATGCGCAGCTGTTATTAGAAGAGTTGGGTCAAGGCACAGTCGACTGGGTGCCCAATTTTGATGGCAGTCTAAATGAACCAACGGTGTTGCCTGCGCGCCTGCCGCATGTGCTATTAAATGGCACCACCGGTATTGCTGTCGGTATGGCGACCGACATTCCTCCGCATAATTTAAAAGAAGTTGCTGCCGCCTGTATTCATCTGATTGATCAGCCGGATGCTTCTGTTGCCGATCTGATGATGCATGTTCGTGGTCCAGATTATGCGACCGGTGCTGAATTAATCACGCCAAAAGCAGAGTTGCAAAAAGTCTATGAAACCGGCCGTGGCTCGGTTCGCTTGCGTGCTAAATACATGAAAGAAGGTAGCGATATCGTTATTACTGAGCTGCCTCACCAAGTTTCTGGCGCAAAAATACTTGAGCAAATTGCAGCTCAAATGCAGGCTAAGAAGCTGCCGATGGTTGCGGATTTGCGTGACGAGTCAGACCATGAAAATCCGACTCGCTTGGTCATTGAGCCGCGCAGCAATCGCGTCGATGCCGAATCCTTAATGAACCACCTGTTTGCCACCACCGACCTTGAAAAAACCGCTCGGGTAAACCTCAACGTTATCGGTATTGATGGCAGCCCGAAAGTAAAATCCTTGGCTGACATTTTAACTGAGTGGTTGGTCTTTAGAACAGAAACGGTACGTCGCCGATTACAGCATCGCCTAGATAAGGTGAATGCTCGACTGCATATTTTAGATGGCTTATTGATTGCCTATCTGAACATCGATGAAGTGATCGAGATTATTCGTACCGAGGACGAACCTAAAGTCGAGCTAATGTCTCGTTTTGGTCTGACCGATATTCAAGCAGAATCGATTTTAGAAATTAAATTACGTCAGCTTGCTAAGCTAGAAGAAATTAAAATTCGTGGCGAGCAAGATGATTTATCTGCCGAGCGCGATAAGTTAGAAAAAATTCTCGCCTCTAAAGCTCGAATGAAGACATTGATTAAAAAAGAAATTTTGGCCGATGCCGAAACCTATGGCGATGACCGTCGTACAGCGCTGGTTAGTCGTAGTGAAGCTACTGCCTTTAGTGAGTCGGATATTCTACCTTCTGAAGCAGTCAGCGTTATTTTGTCGGAGCGAGGTTGGATTCGCTCAGCCAAAGGCCACGAAATCGACCCCGTAGGTTTGAGCTATAAGTCGGGTGATGGTTTTGCCTATATGGCGAAAGGTAAGAGCAATGAAGCCACCGTTCTAATTGATTCCACTGGCCGTTCTTACTCGCTGGCAACCCACACCTTGCCATCGGCTCGAGGCCAAGGTGAGCCTTTAACAACTCGGTTAAATTTACAGCCAGCATCAACTATTAAGGGTTTGTTGTTGGGCCAAGCTGAAGAAAAATATTTGCTTTGCTCCGATGCTGGCTATGGCTTTGTTGCCAAGCTCTCAGACATGGTGAGTAAAAATAAAGCCGGTAAAGCACTGCTTAACCTACCTAAAAATGCACAGGTGTTATCGCCTGAGCCGGTAGCGCAGTTTGCCACCGATTACTTAGCTGCCGTGACCAATGAAGGTCGCTTATTGGTCTTCCCATTGCGAGATTTACCAGAGCTGGCCAAAGGCAAAGGCAATAAAATTATCAATATTCCAGCGTCGAGAGCCTCAAATGGCGAGGAGCTTATGGTTTCTGTTGCTGTGTTAGGTGCGCAAGAAACTCTGTTGGTTTATTCCGGTAAGCGTAAGTTGAAATTAACCGGTGCTGATTTAGAGCATTATCAAGGAGAGCGAGGTCGACGTGGTAACAAGTTGCCTCGTGGTTTCCAAAACGTATCTGGCTTAGGGGTAGAACGAAAGTCATAG
- the aroB gene encoding 3-dehydroquinate synthase yields the protein MKTLHVDLAERSYPIYIGECLSHESLILETLSHQEIVIVTNETVAPLYLDVIKRPLVNAGKKVAQVILPDGEKYKTLDTVNKIFDVLLAENFSRHVALVALGGGVIGDMTGFAAAAYQRGVDFVQIPTTLLSQVDSSVGGKTGVNHPLGKNMIGAFKQPLAVLIDPSTLKTLPEKEFSAGFAEVIKHGVIQSAEYFEFLEQNLSTIFNLDLTVLAEVIAGSCEIKRKVIEQDETEQNIRAILNLGHTFGHAIETTMGYGNWLHGQAVAAGVIMAADLSARLGRIDSALVQRIVALTQASGLPVNCPSEMTPDSFLAAMYRDKKVQSGTLRLVLINSLGSAEVTDQFDSALLGETLEHFCQQAKAS from the coding sequence ATGAAAACCCTTCACGTTGATTTAGCCGAGCGCAGTTATCCCATCTATATTGGCGAATGCTTAAGTCATGAATCGCTAATTTTAGAAACGCTGAGTCATCAGGAAATCGTCATTGTTACCAATGAAACAGTGGCGCCGCTTTATTTAGATGTCATCAAACGACCGCTGGTTAACGCTGGAAAAAAAGTCGCTCAGGTTATTTTGCCAGACGGTGAAAAATACAAAACACTCGATACCGTTAATAAAATCTTTGATGTGCTATTGGCTGAAAATTTCAGCCGCCATGTTGCGTTGGTCGCTCTCGGTGGTGGTGTCATCGGTGACATGACCGGCTTTGCTGCGGCAGCTTATCAGCGAGGCGTCGACTTTGTTCAAATACCGACCACGTTGTTGTCTCAAGTGGATTCGTCGGTAGGCGGAAAGACAGGCGTGAATCATCCGTTGGGCAAAAATATGATCGGTGCCTTCAAGCAACCATTGGCGGTATTGATCGATCCATCGACGTTAAAAACCCTACCTGAAAAAGAGTTTTCTGCAGGCTTTGCTGAAGTTATTAAACACGGTGTTATCCAGTCGGCAGAATACTTTGAATTCTTGGAGCAAAATTTATCCACTATCTTTAACCTAGATCTTACTGTTTTGGCAGAAGTGATCGCTGGCTCCTGTGAGATTAAACGTAAGGTTATTGAGCAGGATGAAACTGAACAAAATATTCGAGCAATTCTGAATTTAGGGCATACCTTTGGTCATGCCATCGAAACGACCATGGGCTATGGCAATTGGTTGCACGGCCAAGCGGTGGCCGCTGGTGTTATTATGGCTGCTGATCTATCTGCTCGTTTAGGACGTATAGACTCGGCATTGGTGCAACGTATTGTCGCACTAACGCAAGCATCGGGCTTACCTGTTAACTGCCCCTCAGAAATGACGCCTGATAGTTTTTTAGCAGCCATGTATCGTGATAAAAAGGTTCAGTCAGGAACCTTACGCTTGGTATTGATTAACTCGTTAGGCAGTGCAGAGGTGACCGATCAGTTTGATTCGGCGCTTTTAGGTGAAACGCTTGAACACTTTTGTCAGCAAGCAAAAGCCAGTTAA
- a CDS encoding SPOR domain-containing protein produces the protein MDLTEQSDRMQQHYNLRHDPFGPLVDALVFSGAGGRYDVAETVRHLLSYSPQEILLYGASGSGKRTLAQNVLRKLDDDWRVAWVDGIDTETVHALVKEIIGQLGLGLRGDQDPEALLPQIAQQASARAQSDEMFVIVVQFADHLSAEVTQALLELRDLCADSEFRIRQLWLAESLTSFPDGVNEDDFYIYELAPLDDDDAAQYLKDRLVAAGGVDTFPFTNKDVARLNQMSAGLPAALNDIARDFLIGTTFKASEKKRSFPITHIIAGVAALCLVVIAVLYNASISGLDAESEQVELADQGEVVGLSTIEEKLANAVANVESKQSPTEAEPADQMQEDDAQSTVAEDSGTVAPSVSVPEVSAATDSVAATNNASEAQAEVSQRLVDVATDSEYTLQLIGVRNAEQLNTIKEGLANSERYDIVATRYKGEPWYILIHGRYPSTTAAKADIATLPEPFRSSQPWARSFRSIRADLL, from the coding sequence GTGGATTTAACTGAACAGTCTGATCGTATGCAGCAGCATTATAATTTACGCCACGACCCATTTGGCCCCCTAGTTGACGCGCTTGTTTTTAGCGGTGCCGGTGGCAGGTACGATGTTGCTGAAACCGTTCGACATTTGCTTTCTTATAGCCCGCAAGAAATTTTACTCTACGGTGCATCCGGGAGCGGTAAGCGTACTCTTGCGCAAAATGTATTAAGAAAATTAGACGATGATTGGCGGGTTGCTTGGGTCGATGGTATCGATACCGAAACAGTACACGCCTTAGTCAAAGAAATTATTGGCCAGCTTGGGCTTGGCTTACGTGGTGATCAAGACCCTGAAGCCCTGTTGCCGCAAATTGCTCAGCAGGCATCTGCGCGTGCTCAGTCGGATGAAATGTTTGTCATCGTTGTGCAGTTTGCCGATCATCTTTCCGCAGAAGTGACTCAAGCTTTATTAGAGTTGCGTGATCTTTGTGCCGATAGCGAGTTTCGAATCCGCCAGCTTTGGTTGGCTGAATCTTTAACGTCCTTTCCTGATGGCGTAAACGAAGACGACTTTTATATTTATGAGCTGGCACCGCTCGATGATGACGATGCCGCGCAGTATTTAAAAGATAGGCTAGTAGCTGCCGGTGGCGTTGATACCTTCCCATTTACAAATAAAGACGTTGCTCGATTAAATCAAATGTCAGCGGGGTTGCCTGCAGCGCTGAATGATATTGCTCGTGATTTTTTAATTGGCACGACATTCAAAGCATCAGAAAAAAAACGTTCTTTCCCGATTACTCATATCATCGCAGGTGTTGCTGCGCTTTGCTTGGTCGTTATCGCGGTACTTTATAATGCCAGTATCAGTGGCTTAGATGCTGAGTCTGAGCAAGTTGAGTTGGCAGATCAAGGCGAAGTGGTCGGCTTGTCGACAATAGAAGAAAAGCTCGCTAATGCTGTTGCCAATGTTGAGTCAAAACAGTCGCCAACAGAGGCCGAGCCTGCCGATCAAATGCAAGAAGACGATGCTCAAAGCACCGTTGCCGAAGATTCCGGCACTGTTGCTCCTAGTGTTTCTGTTCCAGAGGTTTCTGCTGCTACCGATTCGGTTGCGGCGACGAACAATGCAAGCGAGGCGCAAGCAGAGGTTAGTCAGCGCTTGGTTGATGTTGCAACGGATAGCGAATACACCTTGCAGCTGATTGGCGTTCGTAATGCCGAGCAGCTAAACACCATTAAAGAAGGTTTAGCAAACAGTGAGCGCTACGATATTGTCGCTACTCGCTATAAGGGTGAGCCTTGGTATATTTTGATTCATGGTCGCTACCCGTCGACGACAGCCGCTAAAGCTGACATAGCAACGCTGCCAGAGCCGTTCCGTTCAAGTCAGCCGTGGGCACGTTCGTTTCGATCAATTAGAGCCGACTTACTCTAA
- the pilQ gene encoding type IV pilus secretin PilQ produces MKYGVIFLICWLAATVQSANLIELEVKPLTTDHTQIVLHFDAAAPKPVGYSIQQPARISLDFMGAASQLDSKYIQLGLGNTRTATVLDTGDRIRVVFGLAKLVPYVWRVNGNELSVYIGEGVESMVFNGEPASSPQSSASPVPAVSYRQVGSPVGADAATPEQPAYRLTNVDFDKTDEGAGQLALQFSAANASIAVYEQQGDIVVRAENTQVDNELLRNLDVSGFATAVSSIRLFNQGNDAYIHITPEGLHDYLAYQKQDQLVIEVTTLSEEQSKDAYLYSGEKISLNFQDIGTRDALQILANYVGFNLVVSDSVDGSMTLRLDDVPWDHALDLVLKSNGLTSRLSGNILQVATTAEFSAQDALELLAKEQEIELAVLQTEYIQINYAKAEDIAEILIEGSSQETTVSDGALTTATSISIANGFLSSRGNVVVDERTNTLVITDTQTNLQGIRQAIAVFDVPIRQVLIEARIVLARTSVDEGLGVRWGGQAYQNIGSGNIHASGSLAQNELAVNNNGGSLSFDDMLAVNLPVDNNTGSFAIGYTQGVFDLELEISALESTGMVDVVSQPKVITQDGQQARIFSGQNVPILGELVEAGLKLEVTPQITPDDRVVLNLIVNQDSVSTTTGTGLTAIDTNSLSTQVQVKSGETLVLGGVYRLATSYTEDKTPVLGDLPMIGWMFRRETTSDDKSELLVFITPTLIEEGAVVQ; encoded by the coding sequence ATGAAATATGGGGTTATTTTTTTAATCTGCTGGTTGGCCGCAACGGTTCAGTCTGCCAATTTAATTGAACTCGAAGTAAAGCCGCTGACTACGGACCATACGCAAATCGTGTTGCATTTTGATGCTGCGGCACCCAAGCCTGTTGGTTACAGCATTCAGCAGCCAGCGCGCATATCGCTAGACTTTATGGGGGCCGCCAGTCAGCTGGACTCCAAATACATTCAATTGGGTCTAGGTAATACACGCACAGCTACCGTATTGGATACGGGCGATAGAATTCGTGTGGTCTTTGGCTTGGCTAAATTGGTGCCATACGTTTGGCGAGTCAACGGCAATGAGCTGTCCGTTTATATCGGTGAAGGTGTCGAGTCGATGGTGTTTAACGGCGAACCGGCATCATCGCCGCAGAGTTCTGCGAGTCCAGTGCCTGCGGTTAGTTATCGGCAAGTCGGTAGTCCCGTGGGGGCTGATGCAGCGACACCTGAGCAGCCTGCTTATCGCTTAACCAATGTTGATTTTGATAAAACCGATGAGGGCGCTGGCCAGCTAGCGCTGCAGTTTTCTGCGGCTAACGCCAGTATCGCGGTCTATGAGCAGCAAGGCGATATCGTGGTTCGCGCCGAAAATACTCAGGTCGATAATGAGCTGTTGCGTAACCTAGATGTTTCTGGCTTTGCTACCGCGGTGAGCTCTATTCGCTTATTTAATCAGGGTAATGATGCATACATTCATATCACGCCTGAGGGTTTACATGATTACCTTGCCTATCAAAAACAAGATCAGCTAGTGATCGAAGTTACCACACTCAGTGAAGAGCAATCGAAAGATGCTTACCTCTACTCGGGTGAAAAAATATCGCTTAACTTCCAAGATATTGGAACCAGAGATGCATTACAGATTCTGGCAAACTATGTCGGTTTTAATTTGGTGGTGTCCGATTCTGTCGATGGCTCAATGACATTGCGCTTGGATGATGTTCCTTGGGATCACGCATTAGACTTGGTGCTGAAATCTAATGGCTTGACTAGCCGGCTTTCTGGCAATATTTTGCAAGTAGCAACCACGGCTGAATTTTCAGCTCAGGATGCGCTGGAGCTATTAGCCAAAGAACAAGAAATAGAATTGGCGGTGCTGCAAACTGAGTACATCCAAATTAATTATGCAAAAGCTGAGGATATTGCTGAAATTTTGATCGAAGGCAGTTCACAAGAAACCACCGTCAGTGATGGTGCTTTAACGACAGCAACGAGTATTTCAATTGCTAATGGATTTTTATCCAGCCGTGGTAATGTTGTTGTTGATGAACGTACTAATACCTTGGTGATTACCGACACACAAACCAATTTACAGGGTATTCGTCAGGCGATTGCTGTGTTTGATGTGCCGATTCGTCAGGTACTGATTGAGGCGCGAATCGTGTTGGCGCGCACTTCGGTAGATGAAGGCTTAGGTGTTCGTTGGGGTGGGCAGGCGTATCAGAATATTGGCTCTGGCAACATACATGCCTCTGGATCTTTAGCGCAAAATGAATTGGCGGTAAATAATAATGGTGGCTCATTAAGCTTCGACGATATGCTCGCCGTCAACCTACCCGTGGATAATAATACCGGCTCGTTTGCGATCGGTTACACTCAGGGCGTATTTGATTTGGAACTTGAAATCTCGGCCTTAGAATCAACCGGCATGGTCGACGTGGTATCGCAACCAAAAGTCATTACTCAAGATGGCCAACAAGCACGGATTTTTTCTGGTCAGAATGTGCCTATTTTGGGTGAACTGGTTGAGGCGGGTTTAAAGTTGGAAGTTACGCCGCAAATTACGCCGGATGATCGTGTGGTTTTAAATCTCATTGTTAATCAAGATTCGGTTTCTACCACCACAGGCACCGGTTTAACGGCTATTGATACCAATAGTTTATCGACACAAGTTCAGGTGAAAAGTGGTGAGACTCTAGTGCTTGGTGGCGTGTATCGGTTAGCAACCAGCTATACCGAAGATAAAACGCCAGTGTTAGGTGATTTACCAATGATTGGATGGATGTTTCGCCGCGAGACAACCTCGGATGATAAATCAGAATTACTGGTGTTTATAACACCAACATTAATTGAAGAAGGCGCAGTTGTTCAATAA